AGGAGGCGCTGGAGTCGCTGCAGAAATTTGGGGTGCAGGTGTGGCTGGAGGCGCGGGTGAAATCCTACGATGGCTTCACGGTCACGCTAAGCACCGGCAAGCAGCTCATCACGCGCACGCTCATCTGGGCGGCGGGGGTCACGGGGGCGCCGCTCGCGGGCCTGCCCCCGGAGTGCCTGCTGCCCGGCAACCGCTACTGCGTGGACGAATACAGCCGCATTCTGGGCCACGACCACGTCTTTGCCATCGGCGACATTGCCGCCATGCGCAGCCCGGCCTACCCCGAAGGCCATCCCATGGTGGCGCAGCCCGCGCTGCAGCAGGGCCGGCTGCTGGGGCAGAACATTGCCCGGTTGCTGGTGGGCAAAGCGCCCCTCCCGTTCACGTACGACGACAAAGGTGCCATGGCCACCATCGGCCGCAACCACGCGGTGGCCGACGTGATACTCTTCGGCAAAGAATACCACTGGGGGGGCTTCATGGCCTGGCTGGCCTGGAGCTTTATCCACATCATTTCCCTGGTGGGCTTTCGCAACCGCCTTTCGGTATTTTTCACCTGGGGCTGGAACTACGTCACGCAGGATAAGGGCCTGCGCTACATCCTTGGCAAGACCAGAAAGCCCCTGGTGGAGCAGGAAGTGGTGGAAAAGGCGATTGTGTAGGCAGGTTTTAGCTCAAGCCAGCTGCTTACGGCCGGGGCTCGGCTCAGGTCAACTCCACTGCGCCAAACGGGTTAGCGGCCTTGACCTTGGCCGGAACAATGTTGGCGCAATCTGAACAAGTAGGGAGCGTTACCGTGTCTCAAGGAATCTGTTGGGGCGTACGCAACCTTCGCTTTCGGGCGCCGGTCAAAGAACTTGAATACGGCTTCACACTATCATTATCTATCCAATTTCCAGTTTATGCGCATCCTGCCAGCCCTGGGTTTCGCCTTGCTTTCCCTCACCGTTTTCAGCTGCAAGCACAGCGACTCGGCGGTGCCCTGCTACTCCGGCGTGGTGGTGGGCGATGCCTGCATGGATGGCATTTTGATTGACGTTGACGCGGCCTCGGCCATTGGCAAACCTACCGGCAACTACACCAACGTCATTGCCGCCGTCAATTTTGCTGACCTGAGCAGCCTGAGCAAAGTGGGCCAGCGCGTTTACTTCACGTACCGCAACGACCCCAGCCAGCAGACGGTCTCCCGCTTCTGCACCGCCAACAGTGCCCCGCTGCCGGTGCCCCATTTCGTACTGAGCAACCTCTCGGTTACCAGCTGTAAGGACGGCGCTACGCACTAACCTTGCTGCATCTCCCTGTAAACCACAACGCCCGACCAAGTTGGCCGGGCGTTTTCGTAAGTGGCTAGTCCGCCACATCAGAGGCGGATATCAAATGCCAGCGGCTCCACTACCATTTGGCGCAGCGTGGAGCTGTACACCACCCGCACGCCGGCCTCGATGGGCGTGCGCAGGCGCAGCACGTTGAACAGCACCAGCGCATCGACGCCCACATTGCGGTAATTCTGCTGGCCGATGGTGCCGCGGATGTCATTGCCGCGCGCCACGTCGCCAAAGAAAGTGGCCCGTAGGCGCTGCACGTAGAGCAGGCGGCCCAATTCCCAGTGCGTGAAGGCCAGCGGCAGGCTGTAGTCGGCGCTGGCTACGCGCAGGTGGTTGAAGCTGGTGTAGCCCTCGCCGCGCGGAAACGACACGGCGGGCACAAACTGGTACTGCGCTTGGTCCTGCCACTGGTAGCCGGCCCGCAGCCGCAGGGCGTGGTGCTTGGCCAGGCCCGGCAAAAACACGCTGCCCTGCGCCGCCCACTGCCGGGCCTGCAGCCCGGTACCGAAGGGCGTGGTGCGCCACGTGCCCAGGAAGGTGCCACCCCGCCGGGGGGCCACGTCGCGGGCGCTGCGCTTGAGCTGATTGACATAGCTCACGGTGGTCTGGATGGCGTTCAGGGGCTGATTGGGGCCGGTTTCGTAGTATTTGCGGGTGGGCAGGTCGTAGTCGTACACCTGCTCGTGCAGGAAGTAGGTGCCCACCGACAGCGCCTGGAAAAACTTAGAATGCGTGAGGTTGAGCGGCAGGCGCAGGCCCGCCGTGAGCCGGGTATAGCGCCATTGGTCGCGGACGGTGCTGCCCCGGTAGAGCACGGCGGCATCGCGCCCGCCGTAGGTCACGTCCACGTCCACCACGGGGTAGAGGGCCTGGTAGCTCACGGCCCCCACCACGCTGGCGGTGCGCTCTACCTGGTCGTAGCCCACGCCGGCAAAGACCTGGGTGGTGTTGAGCAAATCCTGCGACCGGACGCCCAGGCTCACGGCGTTGCCCGTGGGGCTTTGCACCACCCCGTAGCTGAACAGGTTGAACGCATGCCGCAGCGGCGAATACCGCTGCACGCCGTAGTGCGGCGCCTCCGAATTGGGCTGGCTCAGCAGGCGCGGCACGAGTTGGCCGGCCGGCTCCTGGGCCGTGAGGGCCTCGGCGTAGGGGCCGACTTTATCGGCCTTGGCGGTAGGCACTGGCACCCAGGCTGTGGAATCGAGCGGCATTTCGACCACCCGCACCCCCGTGGCCTGATAGTCGTGAAAAGCCAGCGAGCGGCCATCGGGCGACACCGCCGCGTGATAGGCCCCCAGCGGCCGGGACGTCACCCGGTAGGTCTGGCCGGTGCGCGCGCTCACGGCATACAGGTTGTCGATGCCCGACTGCGAGGAATTATACAGCACGAAATCGCGCCAGGGCTGGGGGTTGGCCAGGTTCACATTGGCTACGGGCAGTAGTGCCTTCGTGGTGCCAGTCGCGGGGTCGAGCACCACGATGGTTTTGCCGGCGGCACTCAGCGTCACGGCCACCACGTGGCGGCCGTCGGGGTGCCAGCGGGGCTGCTGGTAGAAGTCGTTGGTGGGGTTGGGCAGGGTTTGAATTTCGGCGCCGGTTTGGGCGTCGAGGACAACCAGGGCGTGGTGGTAGCCGGCATCGGTGCGCGTGGCCACCAGGCGTCGGCCATCGGGCGAGAGGGCGGCAGCGGTGTAGCGCGCGCCTTTGCCCAGGCGGGTAAGCTGCCCGGTGGCCAGGTTCAGCACCTTCAGCTCCGAGGCGATGCGCTGGCCCCAGCGGGCGTCCTGCTGAAATTCGGGCCATACCACCTTGCCCCCGTTCACCGACAGCATTTCGGGAATGTTGAGCTGGCCCGGCACAAACACGCGCCGCTCGGCCGCGTGCCGGCTCAGCACCACCAGTTGCGGCACATCGTCGAGGCCCGACTTCAGGGCCAGCACGGTGCTGTCAGTCACGTACTGCGGGTACTGGTAGCGCGTGAATACTTTCTCGGACGAATTAGCAACCAGCGCCCGCACCGGCGTGCGGACGGGTTGGGCTGCCTGCTGCGCCCGCCAGGTCGAGTCAATTTCCGCCATGGTGCGGTCGTAGAGCTGCTCGACCCGCAGGCCGGTGCTGTGCCGGATGCCATCGGAAAACGAGAACGGATAAAA
This region of Hymenobacter sedentarius genomic DNA includes:
- a CDS encoding TolB family protein; its protein translation is MGRLLLGGLLGLSGLSQIQAQSLPVLSQNPPSLRWQEVRTPHFRVLYAGGIDTAAQRTAARLEQLHGPDVATLGVSPRPISVVLQNQTTVSNGFVTFLPRHAEFFTTPQQGLDLGTLDWLDGLAVHEYRHVGQFEKARQGIGRVLGPLLGDGALGVAAVGVPQWFFEGDAVGTETALTRSGRGRIPSFDVGLRANLLAGRRYSYQKAVNGSLRDNVPNWYVLGYFMTSYLKTHYGPAVWSSVLDRYYRFPFYPFSFSDGIRHSTGLRVEQLYDRTMAEIDSTWRAQQAAQPVRTPVRALVANSSEKVFTRYQYPQYVTDSTVLALKSGLDDVPQLVVLSRHAAERRVFVPGQLNIPEMLSVNGGKVVWPEFQQDARWGQRIASELKVLNLATGQLTRLGKGARYTAAALSPDGRRLVATRTDAGYHHALVVLDAQTGAEIQTLPNPTNDFYQQPRWHPDGRHVVAVTLSAAGKTIVVLDPATGTTKALLPVANVNLANPQPWRDFVLYNSSQSGIDNLYAVSARTGQTYRVTSRPLGAYHAAVSPDGRSLAFHDYQATGVRVVEMPLDSTAWVPVPTAKADKVGPYAEALTAQEPAGQLVPRLLSQPNSEAPHYGVQRYSPLRHAFNLFSYGVVQSPTGNAVSLGVRSQDLLNTTQVFAGVGYDQVERTASVVGAVSYQALYPVVDVDVTYGGRDAAVLYRGSTVRDQWRYTRLTAGLRLPLNLTHSKFFQALSVGTYFLHEQVYDYDLPTRKYYETGPNQPLNAIQTTVSYVNQLKRSARDVAPRRGGTFLGTWRTTPFGTGLQARQWAAQGSVFLPGLAKHHALRLRAGYQWQDQAQYQFVPAVSFPRGEGYTSFNHLRVASADYSLPLAFTHWELGRLLYVQRLRATFFGDVARGNDIRGTIGQQNYRNVGVDALVLFNVLRLRTPIEAGVRVVYSSTLRQMVVEPLAFDIRL